The following proteins are co-located in the Magnetospirillum sp. WYHS-4 genome:
- a CDS encoding ParA family protein, which translates to MSAKVLTIAQQKGGAGKTTLAAQLAVAWSARGLKVAALDIDPQGSLLKWHEVRMLAGTRPDGLTVGKVGGWRVPSEVDRLRREADLVIVDSPPHADTEAKIAVRSADLVLVPVQPSSMDVWATGQTLTLAVAERVPALVVLNRVPARAKLVEAARAMLMEQDMPVMECFIGNRVAFAASMMDGRAVVETEPRGQAAQELEALMGELAARLGL; encoded by the coding sequence ATGTCCGCCAAGGTATTGACCATCGCCCAGCAGAAGGGCGGGGCCGGAAAGACGACGCTGGCGGCGCAACTGGCAGTGGCCTGGTCGGCGCGGGGCCTGAAGGTGGCGGCCCTCGACATCGACCCCCAGGGCAGCCTGCTGAAATGGCATGAGGTGCGCATGTTGGCAGGCACCCGCCCCGACGGACTCACCGTCGGCAAGGTCGGCGGCTGGCGCGTCCCCAGCGAAGTGGATCGTCTGCGGCGGGAAGCCGATCTGGTGATCGTCGACAGCCCGCCCCATGCCGACACCGAAGCGAAGATCGCGGTGCGTAGCGCCGATCTGGTGCTGGTTCCCGTGCAGCCCAGTTCCATGGACGTCTGGGCGACCGGCCAGACCCTGACGCTCGCGGTGGCCGAGCGCGTCCCCGCCCTGGTGGTGCTCAACCGGGTGCCGGCACGGGCCAAGCTGGTGGAGGCGGCGCGGGCCATGCTGATGGAACAAGACATGCCGGTGATGGAATGCTTCATCGGCAACCGGGTGGCGTTCGCCGCCAGCATGATGGACGGCCGCGCCGTGGTGGAAACCGAACCGCGCGGCCAGGCGGCCCAGGAACTGGAAGCCCTGATGGGCGAACTGGCGGCCCGCCTCGGTCTTTGA
- a CDS encoding UbiX family flavin prenyltransferase — protein sequence MSQTGDDNRPPLVVGISGASGALFGVELLRVLRSLSQPTHLVVSGAAERTLALEADMALAEVAALADTFHPADDIAAPIASGSYRTRGMIVAPCSMKTLSAIANSYADGLLTRAADVTLKERRPLVLMVRETPLHKGHLDLMARAADLGALILPPVPAFYHKPQTILDIVHQILGKALDHVGVEHQLFERWRGV from the coding sequence ATGTCACAGACCGGCGACGACAATCGTCCGCCCTTGGTGGTGGGAATCTCCGGGGCCTCGGGCGCCCTTTTCGGGGTGGAACTTCTGCGGGTGCTTCGCAGCCTGAGCCAGCCCACCCATCTGGTGGTCAGCGGGGCCGCCGAACGCACCCTGGCGCTGGAGGCCGACATGGCCCTGGCGGAAGTCGCCGCTCTGGCCGATACCTTCCACCCGGCCGACGATATCGCAGCGCCGATCGCCAGCGGCTCCTACCGGACCCGCGGCATGATCGTCGCCCCATGTTCCATGAAGACGCTGTCGGCAATCGCGAACTCGTATGCAGACGGCCTTCTGACCCGGGCCGCCGACGTGACCCTGAAAGAACGCCGGCCGCTGGTCCTGATGGTGCGCGAGACGCCGCTGCACAAGGGCCACCTGGATCTGATGGCGCGCGCCGCCGACCTGGGCGCCCTGATCCTACCCCCGGTTCCCGCCTTCTACCACAAGCCGCAAACCATTCTGGACATCGTCCACCAGATCCTGGGCAAGGCCCTGGACCACGTGGGCGTAGAGCATCAGCTCTTCGAGCGCTGGCGCGGCGTCTGA
- a CDS encoding HAD hydrolase family protein yields MAARPLTVRAVKERLKDIRLLTLDVDGVLTDGGLYYADDGSQLRKFNVKDGMGMQMARQSGVEVAIITASDTPSITHRGHKLGLAEVHVGVEDKLATLTEMAGRLGIPLSQVAHMGDDINDIPVLKAVGLPMTVADAVSEVLKRVAFVTRRKGGEGAVREVCDLIVAGRTQTPRQRSKS; encoded by the coding sequence ATGGCCGCGCGCCCGTTGACGGTCCGCGCCGTAAAGGAGCGGCTGAAGGATATCCGTCTCCTGACCCTCGACGTCGACGGGGTGTTGACAGACGGGGGACTTTATTACGCCGACGACGGCAGCCAGCTCCGCAAGTTCAACGTCAAGGATGGCATGGGCATGCAGATGGCCCGCCAGTCCGGAGTCGAAGTCGCCATCATCACCGCCAGCGACACGCCCTCCATTACCCATCGCGGCCACAAGCTCGGCCTTGCCGAAGTCCACGTGGGCGTCGAGGACAAGCTGGCGACCCTGACCGAGATGGCAGGCCGGCTGGGCATTCCCCTCTCCCAAGTCGCCCACATGGGCGACGATATCAACGACATACCGGTGCTCAAAGCCGTTGGCCTTCCCATGACGGTGGCCGACGCGGTGTCCGAGGTCCTGAAGCGGGTCGCCTTCGTCACCCGCAGGAAAGGCGGGGAGGGCGCGGTGCGGGAAGTCTGCGACCTGATCGTGGCCGGGCGGACTCAGACGCCGCGCCAGCGCTCGAAGAGCTGA